The genomic stretch CCCCGCACATAGTATTCTTGGTCTCCGCGCTTTTGAACGAATTCCTGAAACTTCGGCACAATATGGTCATAACTGCCTTTTCCATTCACCGTTGTACGCAGCCGGTCATGAACTTCTTTTCTTCCGTCCAGACTGAGTACAACGTTGTACATTTCCTGATTTAAAAATTCGGTAACTTCATCGTTCAGCAGCATGCCGTTTGTCGTAAAGGTGAAGCGGAATTTTTTCTTATATTCTTTTTCTTTGCTTCTGGCATAAGCGACAATCTGTTTAACGACTTTCCAGGCCATAAGCGGTTCGCCGCCGAAAAAGTCTATGTCTAGGTTCCGGTGATGACCTGAATTCTCTAGAAGGAAATCAATCGCTTTTTGCCCAACCTCATAACTCATGATTGCCCGGTTGCCATTATATTTCCCTTGACTCGCGAAGCAATAATCGCATGATAGATTACACGTATGTGCGACATTGAGGCATAGCGCTTTCACATATGTTTTTCGATTTTTTAAATCCATGGAGAGATTCTCATACGGATCGCTTGTAAAGAGCTGTCCTGAATCTTTGAGTTCCTCAACAGCGGCGATTGTATCCCGGATGTCTTCCTCTGTAATATCCGCATCCTGTTTATATTCTTCAAGCATTAACCTCAGAATTTCTTCTGGAGGTGTCTGCTCATATAGCTCAATAATTTTATATGCCAGGTCATCAACAACATGCACCGAACCGCTGTAGGTATCGAGCACGATATTGTATCCGTTCAGTTGATATTGATGAATCATTCTTAGTATCCAAGCTCCTTACTTGTTCATTGGGTTTTCACAACGCTGGTTAGCAACCCCGCAAGAAGTCTTGCAAGCGGATTGGCAAGAGGTTTGGCAAGCGCCGCATCCGCCGTATTTTTCAGTATCCATTAGTCTGCGAGTACTTAGTGTTACAATTCTTTTCATCATGATAACTCCCTTGTCTTAGATTCATTCAAAAGTAACAAAATGATATGTACTTCAGTGAATTATGGTATCTATAACGAAGGGGAGAGATCAATCAAATAAATCACACCTAGAAATCATTAGTATGGAAGCTTCCTGAGAAGATGAGCCGGTCCGTTGGGATCGGCTTTTTGGCATGGTGCCCCCCGGAAGTCAGGGTTCTAACTCGTCTTGCATACCGCTATGTAGGGAGTCTTACCTGGTTAACTATCTGAGGGAGGTTTAATTAAATAGAAGAATTGATGGGAAAATTGGCGCTCTTTTTAAACATTATGATTACGCATCTAAGAACAGAGGGAGGGGTGAACGTCATAGACACAGAACAAAAAGAACTAAATTACGATGACATTCAAGGAATCGTTTTACAAGAACGGCCAACCCCTTATGTAGGAACTTATGTACTGTTATCCATCGACCACCTGCAGGATGGGAAAGCGATGCTGCAGCGGCTTCTCGATGAAGTAACATCAGCTGGAGAGTGGAGTAAACCTCACGAAGGTGCTTGGGTCAATGTTGGTTTTACTTTTCGCGGGCTGCAGAAGCTAGGGGTTCCTCAGGATTCGTTAAACAGTTTCGACAAAGAGTTCCGGGAGGGCATGGCTGCCCGGGCCGCAAAGCTAGGCGATGTGAACGAAAGCAGCCCGGAACACTGGGAAGACCCGCTCGGTACTGACAAAGTTGACGTGGCGCTTGCTCTGTTTGCGTCTACTGAGGAAGCGCTCCATCAGGCAGAAGAAGCAGCTCATCGAATTCATAGCGACTTACGGGGTATATCGGTTATTTACAGGCTTGAGGTCGGTATGAATCCTGACGGTCGTACGCACCTTGGCTTCATGGATGGAATTAGCAACCCGAGAATCCAAGGAAATCATATACCGAATGCGGTGGGACAGGAAGATGAGATTAAAGCCGGTGAATTCCTGTTCGGATATGTAAACGAATCCGGTACCGTAACCAAGGGCCCGGAACCGGTAGAACTGGGTCATAACGGTTGTTACCTCAGTCTTCGTAAACTCCATATGAGAGTTGCGGCTTTTCGCCGTTATTTGCGGGAGCATGCCGATCATCGGGATGATGAAGAACTTTTGGCTGCAAAAATGGTGGGTAGATGGCCAAGTGGTGCCCCTTTAAGTCTGGCCCCGGAAACGGATGATCCAGCACTCGGGGAAGATATCCACCGCAGAAATGCATTTACGTATGCGGATGATCCGAAAGGTTTCAAATGTCCGGTAAGCTCGCATATTCGGCGTGCTTTTCCACGGGACAGTTTGCAAGATTTTGTAGTTAATGTGAACATTCATCGGCTGCTTCGGCGGTCGACAATGTATGGTCCTGTACTGCCCGAAGGGGTCATGGAGGATGACGGACAGGATAGAGGAATTATTTTTGCAGGAATATGTAGCTCATTGTCTCGGCAGTTCGAATTTATCAAAACGGATTGGTTAAATGGAGGCAATTTCGCCGGCATATCAACCGAAAAAGACCCGATTACCGGAAAAAATGAAGGGGAAGGGATATTTACGATTCCAGACAAGCCTATTCGTCACCGAGTAAAGGAACTTCCCAGTTTCTCCATTACTAAGGGCGGCGAGTACTTTTTCATTCCCAGTATGACGGCAATACGGTGGATGGTGGAGCTGGATTAACATCATATCTAAGGAGGAATTAACATGAAAGAAGAACAAAATCAGACGAATCCGATTACTAGCGCTGGACGAGCAGGTTTGCGGGAAGGTGAGATATCCGAACTTACGATTATTGCGCCGCTTAAAGAAGGGGGTGCAGATCGTCTTCGTGAGAAGTTGAAAAAAAGCGCTTCGAGACAAGCCGAGACAATGGCGCGGATCGCGACCGTTCACGATATGCGTTTTGTGATTTTTGATAATGACACACGCTTGCTATTTGCGACAGCTTACGATGGCGATTGGGATAGTTATATTGATGACTTTGGAA from Paenibacillus polygoni encodes the following:
- the scfB gene encoding thioether cross-link-forming SCIFF peptide maturase, translated to MIHQYQLNGYNIVLDTYSGSVHVVDDLAYKIIELYEQTPPEEILRLMLEEYKQDADITEEDIRDTIAAVEELKDSGQLFTSDPYENLSMDLKNRKTYVKALCLNVAHTCNLSCDYCFASQGKYNGNRAIMSYEVGQKAIDFLLENSGHHRNLDIDFFGGEPLMAWKVVKQIVAYARSKEKEYKKKFRFTFTTNGMLLNDEVTEFLNQEMYNVVLSLDGRKEVHDRLRTTVNGKGSYDHIVPKFQEFVQKRGDQEYYVRGTYTGNNVDFTNDIFHIADLGFDKISMEPVICDPREPYALTEKDLPEIYNQYEILAKEMINRDEQGEGFTFYHYMLDLSEGPCIQKRITGCGSGTEYLAVTPWGELFPCHQFVGDEEYSMGNLWDGITRTDLQCQFKESNCYSKPECKYCWAKLYCSGGCPANALHATGSINGTYDFSCDVFRKRVECSMMVKVAESMRAMESTS
- a CDS encoding Dyp-type peroxidase, which translates into the protein MNVIDTEQKELNYDDIQGIVLQERPTPYVGTYVLLSIDHLQDGKAMLQRLLDEVTSAGEWSKPHEGAWVNVGFTFRGLQKLGVPQDSLNSFDKEFREGMAARAAKLGDVNESSPEHWEDPLGTDKVDVALALFASTEEALHQAEEAAHRIHSDLRGISVIYRLEVGMNPDGRTHLGFMDGISNPRIQGNHIPNAVGQEDEIKAGEFLFGYVNESGTVTKGPEPVELGHNGCYLSLRKLHMRVAAFRRYLREHADHRDDEELLAAKMVGRWPSGAPLSLAPETDDPALGEDIHRRNAFTYADDPKGFKCPVSSHIRRAFPRDSLQDFVVNVNIHRLLRRSTMYGPVLPEGVMEDDGQDRGIIFAGICSSLSRQFEFIKTDWLNGGNFAGISTEKDPITGKNEGEGIFTIPDKPIRHRVKELPSFSITKGGEYFFIPSMTAIRWMVELD
- the scfA gene encoding six-cysteine ranthipeptide SCIFF, whose amino-acid sequence is MKRIVTLSTRRLMDTEKYGGCGACQTSCQSACKTSCGVANQRCENPMNK